One segment of Agromyces albus DNA contains the following:
- a CDS encoding LysR family transcriptional regulator, whose protein sequence is MIDLQGLRALVAVAGSGSVVAAAGQLGYTPSAVSQQVKKLERELAAPLLERRGRGVLLTERGRALVSEGRELLETLERLESVAAGGTPRAPLRIASFSTATRGLVGPVLRELRDTDGAALATVTSVDPVDAMGMVATGAADLAVVHNWNSVPLSAPAHVVTEHLCFDEADIVLATGHPLAARLELDRPALVDEPWASTPKGAICHEALMRIFADLGTVPRVVAEDPDFSSLVELARQGVAIALVPRLGRLPLPSGVVARPLADHSQVREVRVAYRRTMAESPGIHRAVGLLTEAGALVEP, encoded by the coding sequence ATGATCGACCTGCAAGGGCTTCGCGCGCTCGTGGCCGTCGCGGGGTCGGGCTCCGTCGTCGCCGCTGCCGGCCAGCTCGGGTACACCCCATCGGCAGTGTCGCAGCAGGTCAAAAAGCTCGAACGCGAACTCGCAGCACCGCTCCTCGAGCGGCGCGGGCGGGGCGTGCTGCTCACCGAACGGGGCCGCGCGCTCGTGAGCGAGGGGCGCGAGCTCCTCGAGACGCTCGAGCGACTCGAGTCCGTCGCGGCGGGCGGCACGCCGCGCGCTCCCCTTCGCATCGCCTCGTTCTCGACCGCGACGCGCGGACTCGTCGGGCCGGTGCTCCGCGAGTTGCGGGATACGGATGGCGCCGCCCTCGCCACGGTCACGAGCGTCGACCCCGTCGACGCCATGGGAATGGTGGCGACGGGGGCCGCCGATCTCGCGGTCGTGCACAACTGGAACTCCGTGCCGTTGAGCGCACCGGCGCATGTCGTGACCGAGCACCTCTGCTTCGACGAGGCCGACATCGTGCTCGCGACGGGGCATCCGCTCGCCGCCCGGCTCGAGCTCGACCGCCCCGCGCTCGTCGACGAGCCGTGGGCGAGCACCCCGAAGGGCGCCATCTGCCACGAGGCGCTCATGCGCATCTTCGCCGACCTCGGCACCGTGCCCCGCGTCGTCGCCGAAGATCCCGACTTCTCCTCGCTCGTCGAGCTGGCCCGGCAGGGCGTCGCGATCGCGCTCGTGCCGCGACTCGGCCGGCTGCCACTGCCGAGCGGCGTGGTCGCGCGTCCGCTCGCCGACCACAGCCAGGTGCGAGAGGTGCGGGTGGCGTATCGGCGCACGATGGCGGAGAGTCCGGGCATCCATCGTGCGGTCGGATTGCTCACCGAGGCGGGCGCGCTCGTCGAACCGTGA
- a CDS encoding EamA family transporter, giving the protein MPLKHAALGLLVALIWGVNFLAIELGLRDTLPLVLVSLRFMLVAVPLVLFVPKPEVSWRSLVGIGLFMSAGQFGLLFTAMHLGLPAGLAAVVLQCQMIFTLVIGLMVLKERPTRMQLVGALIGVVGLGIVAVGRIEGAADFGAIVPLLICVAAGLSWGIGNVVSRSAQGTNGFGIVVWSALVVPLPVLALSLLLDGPVAVGEAFATIGWETVVSVAYTAGLASLVGYSIWTSLLGRHPAAVVAPFALLVPPIGLAAAALVLGEVPNVLELAGSAVLVGGVAIGLVRRRREASVRPAGSAAGLAAGADAGASGYSRPPVPARTLET; this is encoded by the coding sequence ATGCCTCTGAAACACGCCGCCCTCGGTCTGCTCGTCGCGCTCATCTGGGGCGTGAACTTCCTCGCCATCGAGCTCGGACTCCGCGACACCCTGCCGCTCGTGCTCGTGTCGCTGCGGTTCATGCTCGTCGCCGTGCCGCTCGTGCTCTTCGTGCCCAAGCCGGAGGTCTCGTGGCGCAGCCTCGTGGGCATCGGCCTGTTCATGAGCGCCGGTCAGTTCGGGCTCCTGTTCACCGCGATGCACCTCGGCCTGCCCGCAGGGCTCGCCGCCGTCGTGTTGCAGTGCCAGATGATCTTCACGCTCGTCATCGGGCTGATGGTGCTGAAGGAGCGGCCTACGCGGATGCAGCTCGTGGGCGCGCTCATCGGCGTGGTCGGGCTCGGCATCGTCGCCGTCGGCCGCATCGAGGGTGCGGCCGACTTCGGGGCGATCGTGCCGCTCCTCATCTGCGTGGCCGCCGGGCTCAGCTGGGGGATCGGCAATGTCGTGTCACGGTCGGCACAGGGGACGAACGGCTTCGGAATCGTGGTCTGGTCGGCCCTCGTCGTGCCGCTCCCGGTGCTCGCGCTCAGCCTCCTGCTCGACGGGCCCGTGGCGGTCGGCGAGGCGTTCGCCACGATCGGGTGGGAGACCGTCGTGAGCGTCGCGTACACCGCGGGGCTCGCCTCGCTTGTCGGCTACTCGATCTGGACGTCGCTGCTCGGACGTCATCCGGCGGCGGTCGTCGCTCCGTTCGCACTGCTCGTCCCGCCGATCGGCCTCGCCGCCGCGGCGCTCGTGCTCGGCGAGGTACCCAACGTCCTCGAGCTCGCGGGCAGCGCAGTGCTCGTCGGCGGAGTGGCGATCGGGTTGGTCCGCCGGAGGCGGGAGGCATCCGTTCGGCCCGCCGGTTCCGCTGCGGGGCTTGCGGCCGGTGCGGATGCCGGGGCCTCCGGATACAGCCGCCCCCCAGTGCCCGCCCGTACGCTCGAGACATGA
- a CDS encoding lysophospholipid acyltransferase family protein: MTRRPSEPIYSTAIAAGRGLFGFWGLKRTVTGAEHVPATGGAVLAMTHFGYLEFALVEWATWLSNRRRIRFMAKQGAFDKPVVGRLLRGMRHIAVDMKAGAAAYSNAVDALRRGELLGVFPEAGVSSSFTVRELKTGAARLAAEAGVPIIPVAVWGGQRLLTKRHRIRFFERFGVPVSFAFGQPITVGVDEDPHDVTARLRSTLQGLVDRLQAEYPVDGAGQWWQPRHLGGTAPTPDEAAQADAARERDRDRDRSE; encoded by the coding sequence ATGACACGACGCCCGAGCGAACCCATCTACAGCACGGCCATCGCCGCCGGGCGGGGACTCTTCGGATTCTGGGGCCTGAAGCGCACCGTGACGGGCGCAGAGCACGTGCCGGCCACGGGTGGCGCCGTGCTCGCGATGACGCACTTCGGCTATCTCGAGTTCGCCCTCGTCGAGTGGGCCACGTGGCTCTCGAACCGTCGCCGCATCCGGTTCATGGCCAAGCAGGGCGCGTTCGACAAACCCGTCGTCGGTCGGCTGCTGCGTGGCATGCGCCACATCGCCGTCGACATGAAGGCCGGCGCCGCGGCGTACTCGAACGCCGTCGACGCCTTGAGGCGCGGTGAACTGCTCGGTGTCTTCCCCGAGGCGGGCGTGAGCTCGTCGTTCACGGTGCGCGAGCTGAAAACCGGCGCGGCGCGCCTCGCCGCCGAAGCCGGCGTGCCGATCATCCCGGTTGCGGTGTGGGGCGGCCAGCGCCTGCTCACGAAGCGACACCGCATCCGGTTCTTCGAGCGCTTCGGAGTTCCCGTCAGCTTCGCGTTCGGCCAGCCGATCACGGTCGGCGTCGATGAAGACCCGCACGACGTCACCGCGCGGTTGCGCTCGACGCTGCAGGGGCTCGTCGACCGGCTGCAGGCCGAATATCCCGTCGACGGCGCTGGGCAGTGGTGGCAGCCTCGGCACCTGGGCGGCACCGCGCCCACGCCCGACGAGGCCGCACAAGCGGATGCAGCGCGCGAGCGCGATCGCGATCGCGATCGTTCCGAGTGA
- a CDS encoding DUF2277 domain-containing protein, producing MCRNIHPLHNFEPAATNDEVHAAALQFVRKVAGTTKPSRANAAAFDEAVEEIAHITRHLLDHLVTNAPPKNREIEAEKARARAAHRYVSV from the coding sequence ATGTGCAGGAACATCCACCCCCTCCACAACTTCGAGCCCGCAGCGACCAACGACGAGGTGCACGCCGCAGCGCTGCAGTTCGTGCGCAAGGTGGCCGGAACGACGAAGCCGTCGCGCGCGAACGCAGCGGCGTTCGATGAGGCCGTCGAGGAGATCGCGCACATCACGCGGCATCTGCTCGACCACCTCGTCACCAACGCGCCGCCGAAGAATCGCGAGATCGAGGCCGAGAAGGCCAGGGCGCGCGCGGCCCATCGCTACGTCAGCGTCTGA
- the ligD gene encoding non-homologous end-joining DNA ligase, with protein MAGDAVTISVPGPQGDREVRISSPSRVLWPELGITKLELAEYFVAVGDAFVEANGDRPVSLQRFSGDIDGDQFFSKNPPKGAPEWVRSVPVTYPSGRRHPQLVIDEPAVAVWGAQMNTIVFHPWASRAETSDFPDQLRIDLDPQPGTSFAEAVPAALALRDLLAEVGLTGFVKTSGNRGIHVFAPIEPEYEFLDVRHAVIALARELERRMPEQLTTAWWKELRGDRIFIDYNQANRDRTMAGAYSPRALPHAAVSCPVEWSELESTDPKLLTIRTVPERLQTTGDPWAGMQEHTASIGVLLEWWQRDLDDGLGELPFPPDFPKMPGEPPRVQPSRARHDV; from the coding sequence ATGGCCGGCGATGCGGTGACGATCAGTGTTCCAGGTCCGCAGGGCGATCGCGAAGTGCGGATCTCGAGTCCGTCGCGCGTGCTCTGGCCCGAGCTCGGCATCACGAAGCTCGAGCTCGCGGAGTACTTCGTGGCGGTCGGCGATGCGTTCGTCGAGGCGAACGGCGATCGTCCGGTCTCGCTGCAACGATTCTCGGGTGACATCGACGGCGACCAGTTCTTCTCGAAGAACCCGCCCAAGGGTGCGCCCGAATGGGTGCGATCGGTGCCCGTGACCTATCCGAGCGGCCGGCGGCATCCGCAGCTCGTCATCGACGAACCGGCGGTCGCCGTGTGGGGCGCCCAGATGAACACGATCGTCTTCCACCCGTGGGCGTCGCGCGCCGAGACGTCGGACTTCCCCGATCAGTTGCGCATCGACCTCGACCCGCAACCCGGCACGAGCTTCGCGGAGGCGGTTCCCGCGGCGCTCGCGCTCCGCGACCTGCTTGCGGAGGTCGGCCTCACGGGCTTCGTGAAGACGTCGGGCAATCGGGGCATCCACGTCTTCGCGCCGATCGAGCCCGAATACGAGTTCCTCGACGTGCGCCACGCCGTGATCGCGCTCGCGCGGGAACTCGAACGGCGGATGCCCGAGCAGCTCACCACCGCGTGGTGGAAGGAACTGCGAGGCGACCGCATCTTCATCGACTACAACCAGGCCAACCGCGACCGCACCATGGCCGGCGCCTACAGCCCCCGCGCCCTGCCGCACGCCGCCGTCTCGTGTCCGGTCGAGTGGAGCGAACTCGAGTCGACCGACCCGAAGCTGCTCACGATCAGGACCGTGCCCGAGCGCCTGCAGACCACCGGCGACCCATGGGCCGGGATGCAGGAGCACACCGCTTCCATCGGCGTGCTCCTCGAGTGGTGGCAACGCGACCTCGACGACGGACTCGGTGAGCTCCCCTTCCCGCCCGACTTCCCGAAGATGCCAGGGGAGCCGCCGCGCGTGCAGCCGAGCCGTGCGCGGCACGACGTCTGA
- a CDS encoding isocitrate lyase/PEP mutase family protein translates to MLTPAEFERLHRPGDPLLLPNAWDLASARWLRAAGHPVVGTTSLGVAVAAGKPDGAGETAAETLDLARRITAAGIPVTVDLEAGFSDDPVEVGAFAAQLEQLGVVGVNIEDSDAAGRLVDVALASAKVAAIAAAAPGLYLNARTDPFWIAGATDAAARRREAIARAERYLAAGASGIFVPGALPAETIAALVRDIPAPLNLLAPAGLTVPELASLGVARVSTGSLLFRIALGAIGSAARELRAGTFTAPSGTPSYEEVASLG, encoded by the coding sequence ATGCTGACGCCCGCTGAGTTCGAACGCCTGCACCGCCCCGGCGATCCGCTCCTGCTGCCCAACGCGTGGGACCTCGCGTCGGCACGATGGCTCCGCGCCGCCGGCCACCCCGTCGTGGGCACCACGAGTCTCGGCGTCGCCGTCGCCGCGGGCAAGCCCGACGGCGCGGGAGAGACCGCAGCCGAGACGCTCGACCTCGCGCGCCGCATCACCGCCGCCGGCATCCCGGTGACGGTGGACCTCGAGGCCGGGTTCTCCGACGATCCGGTCGAGGTCGGCGCCTTCGCGGCGCAGCTCGAGCAGCTCGGCGTCGTCGGCGTGAACATCGAGGACTCCGACGCGGCCGGCCGGCTCGTCGACGTCGCACTCGCATCGGCGAAGGTCGCGGCGATCGCCGCGGCGGCGCCCGGGCTCTACCTGAACGCCCGCACCGACCCGTTCTGGATCGCCGGTGCCACGGATGCCGCGGCGCGGCGGCGCGAGGCGATCGCACGTGCCGAGCGGTACCTCGCGGCCGGGGCATCCGGCATCTTCGTCCCCGGCGCCCTGCCGGCGGAGACCATCGCCGCACTCGTGCGCGATATCCCGGCCCCGCTCAACCTGCTCGCGCCGGCCGGCCTCACCGTGCCGGAGCTCGCGAGCCTCGGGGTCGCGCGGGTGAGCACCGGATCGCTGCTCTTCCGCATCGCACTCGGTGCGATCGGCTCGGCCGCGCGCGAGCTGCGGGCCGGCACGTTCACCGCGCCGTCGGGCACGCCGAGCTACGAGGAGGTCGCCTCGCTCGGCTGA
- a CDS encoding helix-turn-helix domain-containing protein: protein MPASELAAIARVKPPTASAHLAQLVAGGLVTDRRIGRHRYFALAGPEVASAVEALQLIAPRRAVTSYSQSATARRLAEARSCYDHLAGRIALDLADALVAEGAISPLDAGEPGRLHATDGPLGMRLRLADVGDVGSTGPRSRRPEVRGCLDWTERRPHIAGRLGSHLLAVLLADGWVARVPGDRSLQVTAAGREAFAALG from the coding sequence TTGCCCGCGAGCGAGCTCGCCGCGATCGCTCGCGTGAAGCCGCCGACGGCGAGCGCCCACCTCGCCCAGCTCGTCGCCGGCGGGCTCGTCACCGATCGCCGGATCGGCCGGCACCGCTATTTCGCACTCGCCGGGCCCGAAGTGGCCAGCGCCGTCGAGGCGCTGCAGCTCATCGCGCCGCGGCGTGCCGTCACGTCATACTCGCAGTCCGCGACGGCGCGCAGACTTGCCGAGGCGCGATCGTGCTACGACCACCTCGCCGGGCGGATCGCGCTCGACCTCGCCGACGCGCTCGTCGCCGAGGGTGCGATCTCGCCCCTCGACGCGGGGGAGCCAGGCCGGCTGCACGCCACCGACGGCCCGCTCGGAATGCGGCTGCGGCTCGCCGACGTCGGCGACGTCGGCTCCACCGGCCCCCGTTCCCGGCGCCCAGAGGTACGCGGATGCCTCGACTGGACCGAGCGGCGCCCGCACATCGCCGGGCGTCTCGGCTCACACCTGCTCGCCGTGCTGCTCGCCGACGGCTGGGTCGCCCGCGTGCCGGGCGACCGCTCGCTCCAGGTGACCGCAGCGGGTCGGGAGGCGTTCGCAGCGCTCGGCTGA
- a CDS encoding alpha/beta fold hydrolase, which yields MDPWITVAPGVHQRRYDPLDVSVVVVEGAARLLVVDSRAEPAEAEALLGDIRERFDKPVRWLVNTHAHYDHTFGNQAFGPGSETDAAIYGHANIDRHFAEHEAPRLAAWRADPAREPDRHWSDVRLTPPTHPVDRPVTLDLGGRVVLLRPQPPAHTDTDLVLLLPDVRVWIVGDLVEESGPPMYGSGSFPFGWPDVLDELVGEMQPGDLVVPGHGRVVGPEFVARQAADLHEVAGRFIAAHERGLSTAEAFAGHDDWPVPIDYLVGAIDRAYAQLDHVGGKGAAASTAGASRGPAAEPAPFTIRVPEVELRELRDRLRRTRFTTASSGTHWGSGVDPAYLAGLVAEWADGFDWRGVELRLNRLDHRIADVDGTRVHFVRATAGPAGGTVVPLLLMHGWPSSFLEMLPLVTALGWEGEVRGIRFELVIPSLPGFLYSELPDEPLTREAMADLLHELMAIHLGHERYGVFGGDIGGTVAAWIAAKHPRHVMGLYMIHPPFPAVFEEPLSEPEKHMLALEQEFDERDGGYSAIMSTRPDTIAAALADSPTGLLAWIIDKLRDWSDAHGELERRFDHETLLTLATLYWTTGSIGTSFRQYVDYPANRPRPRITVPAGFTLSAEEVIREMPRSVAERSCADVRAWHPATRGGHFMAHEEPELLAGHLSAFFAEVLSVD from the coding sequence ATGGACCCTTGGATCACGGTCGCGCCGGGCGTGCACCAGCGTCGCTACGATCCGCTCGACGTCTCGGTCGTCGTCGTCGAGGGCGCCGCGCGACTGCTCGTCGTGGACTCGCGTGCAGAGCCGGCCGAAGCCGAGGCGTTGCTCGGCGACATCCGCGAACGATTCGACAAGCCCGTGCGCTGGCTCGTGAACACGCATGCCCATTACGATCACACGTTCGGCAACCAGGCGTTCGGGCCCGGGTCCGAGACGGATGCCGCCATCTACGGCCATGCGAACATCGACCGCCATTTCGCCGAGCACGAGGCTCCGCGGCTCGCCGCGTGGCGCGCCGACCCCGCTCGTGAACCCGACCGGCACTGGAGCGACGTGAGACTCACGCCGCCGACGCATCCGGTCGACCGCCCGGTGACGCTCGACCTCGGCGGTCGGGTGGTGCTGCTGCGCCCGCAGCCGCCCGCGCACACCGACACCGACCTCGTGCTGCTGCTGCCCGACGTTCGGGTGTGGATCGTCGGCGACCTCGTCGAGGAGTCCGGACCGCCGATGTACGGCTCCGGGAGCTTCCCGTTCGGGTGGCCCGACGTGCTCGACGAGCTCGTCGGGGAGATGCAACCGGGCGACCTCGTCGTGCCCGGGCACGGCCGGGTCGTGGGGCCCGAGTTCGTCGCCCGTCAGGCAGCCGACCTCCACGAGGTGGCCGGGCGCTTCATTGCAGCGCATGAGCGCGGCCTCAGCACCGCCGAGGCGTTCGCGGGCCACGATGACTGGCCGGTTCCGATCGACTACCTCGTCGGTGCCATCGATCGCGCCTACGCGCAACTCGATCACGTCGGCGGCAAGGGCGCGGCGGCGTCCACGGCAGGGGCCTCGAGGGGCCCGGCGGCCGAGCCCGCTCCGTTCACGATCCGAGTGCCGGAAGTCGAGCTCCGCGAGCTGCGCGACCGACTGCGCCGCACGAGGTTCACGACGGCGAGCAGCGGCACGCACTGGGGGTCCGGCGTGGACCCGGCGTACCTGGCCGGCCTCGTCGCCGAGTGGGCCGACGGATTCGACTGGCGCGGCGTCGAGTTGCGGTTGAACCGGCTCGATCACCGGATCGCCGACGTCGACGGCACGCGGGTGCACTTCGTGCGCGCGACTGCGGGTCCCGCCGGCGGCACCGTCGTCCCCTTGCTGCTCATGCACGGATGGCCCTCGAGCTTCCTCGAGATGCTGCCGCTCGTGACCGCCCTCGGGTGGGAGGGCGAGGTGCGCGGCATCCGCTTCGAGCTCGTCATCCCCTCGCTCCCGGGTTTCCTCTACTCAGAACTGCCCGATGAGCCGCTCACCCGCGAGGCGATGGCCGATCTCCTGCACGAGCTCATGGCCATACACCTCGGCCATGAGCGGTACGGCGTGTTCGGCGGCGACATCGGCGGCACCGTCGCGGCCTGGATCGCGGCGAAGCATCCCCGCCATGTGATGGGGCTCTACATGATCCACCCGCCGTTCCCGGCGGTCTTCGAGGAGCCGCTGAGCGAGCCCGAGAAGCACATGCTCGCCCTCGAGCAGGAGTTCGACGAACGAGACGGCGGCTACAGCGCCATCATGAGCACTCGTCCCGACACGATCGCCGCAGCGCTCGCGGACTCGCCGACGGGCCTGCTTGCCTGGATCATCGACAAGCTGCGCGACTGGAGCGACGCGCACGGCGAGCTCGAGCGCCGGTTCGATCACGAGACGCTCCTCACGCTCGCGACGCTCTACTGGACGACCGGCTCGATCGGCACGTCGTTCCGCCAGTACGTCGACTACCCGGCGAACCGCCCGCGGCCGCGCATCACGGTGCCCGCCGGCTTCACGCTGAGCGCAGAGGAGGTGATCCGCGAGATGCCCCGAAGCGTGGCGGAGCGGTCGTGCGCCGACGTGCGCGCGTGGCATCCGGCGACCCGGGGCGGGCACTTCATGGCCCACGAGGAGCCCGAACTGCTCGCCGGGCACCTCAGCGCCTTCTTCGCCGAAGTGCTCAGCGTCGACTGA
- a CDS encoding flavodoxin family protein, with product MQITEQNVLLLNCTLKRSPEASSCQLLAVQLLDGFSALGASGDIVRVVDLDLAPGVKADMGDGNEWPSLRTRIMASDILVICTPTWLGHMSSVAQRVLERLDAELSSTDDEGRPLLFGHVAATAVLGNEDGAHKITADLHQALNDVGFTIPAQGGTYWNGAAMEKVDYKDLDETPAPVAETNATLVANAVHLAQVLREHPYPVTPSA from the coding sequence ATGCAGATCACCGAACAGAACGTGCTCCTCCTGAACTGCACCCTGAAACGCTCACCGGAGGCCTCGAGCTGCCAGCTCCTCGCCGTGCAACTCCTCGACGGATTCAGCGCCCTGGGCGCGAGCGGTGACATCGTGCGCGTGGTCGATCTCGACCTCGCGCCCGGCGTCAAGGCCGATATGGGCGATGGTAACGAGTGGCCGTCGCTGCGCACTCGCATCATGGCCTCCGACATCCTCGTCATCTGCACGCCGACCTGGCTCGGCCACATGTCGAGCGTCGCGCAACGCGTGCTCGAGCGCCTCGACGCCGAACTCAGCTCGACGGATGACGAGGGCCGCCCGCTCCTCTTCGGCCACGTCGCGGCGACGGCCGTGCTCGGCAACGAAGACGGCGCCCACAAGATCACGGCCGACCTCCACCAGGCACTGAACGACGTCGGATTCACCATCCCCGCCCAAGGCGGCACCTATTGGAACGGCGCCGCGATGGAGAAGGTCGACTACAAGGACCTCGACGAGACGCCCGCCCCGGTTGCCGAGACGAACGCGACGCTCGTCGCGAACGCCGTGCACCTCGCGCAGGTGCTCCGCGAGCATCCGTATCCGGTGACGCCGAGCGCGTGA
- a CDS encoding DUF6098 family protein, which translates to MGVDRGQSREVPELTELAELEALVRERPGLHVRYSEGFEHDASARSIDTESGLELPGLSVNPLDPEPWWTRPTTDWIARQLCQYKHLRERNPDRMAWVLRGHAVGRGPDSEPLLRDVDPVARLSDALLDEAERRYEERFDAGRGPEGYES; encoded by the coding sequence ATGGGAGTCGACCGTGGCCAGTCGCGGGAAGTGCCCGAACTCACCGAGCTCGCTGAACTCGAGGCGCTCGTGCGGGAGCGGCCCGGGTTGCACGTGCGTTACTCGGAGGGATTCGAGCACGATGCATCCGCTCGCAGCATCGACACCGAGAGCGGCCTCGAGCTGCCGGGGCTCTCGGTGAATCCGCTCGACCCCGAACCGTGGTGGACGCGCCCCACGACGGACTGGATCGCGCGGCAGCTCTGCCAGTACAAGCACTTGCGCGAGCGCAACCCCGATCGGATGGCCTGGGTGCTCCGCGGGCACGCCGTAGGGCGCGGTCCCGATTCCGAGCCGCTCCTGCGTGACGTCGACCCCGTCGCGCGACTCTCCGACGCGCTGCTCGACGAGGCGGAGCGCCGGTATGAGGAGCGGTTCGACGCCGGGCGCGGTCCCGAGGGCTACGAGAGCTGA
- a CDS encoding YchJ family protein: MPPAPVAFPAIDPGIRCPCLSGSVFAECCGPFLAGAADAPTAPQLMRSRYTAFVAGDDRYLLATWHPSTRPERLELDSTMRWYRLDLERVERGGPLDHTGVVEFTARYRVGGERSERGEQHEVSRFVREHGRWFYVDAID; encoded by the coding sequence ATGCCGCCAGCCCCAGTTGCCTTCCCCGCGATCGATCCCGGAATCCGGTGCCCGTGCCTCAGCGGTTCCGTGTTCGCCGAGTGCTGCGGGCCGTTCCTCGCGGGTGCAGCGGATGCCCCGACCGCGCCGCAGCTCATGCGATCGCGTTACACGGCCTTCGTCGCCGGTGACGACCGATATCTCCTGGCGACGTGGCATCCGTCGACGCGACCCGAGCGGCTCGAGCTCGATTCGACGATGCGCTGGTACCGCCTCGACCTCGAGCGGGTGGAGCGCGGAGGACCGCTCGACCACACCGGCGTGGTGGAGTTCACCGCGCGCTACCGCGTCGGCGGCGAGCGATCCGAGCGCGGCGAGCAGCACGAGGTGAGCAGATTCGTGCGAGAGCACGGACGCTGGTTCTACGTCGACGCGATCGACTGA
- a CDS encoding DUF2188 domain-containing protein — protein MNEGDVVTMSKRGQWVNRVIGGEELSESFRSREEAVDAGRSLALQLGSQHVVLESEETGVITDEGEASL, from the coding sequence ATGAATGAGGGCGACGTCGTCACCATGTCCAAGCGCGGCCAGTGGGTGAACCGCGTGATCGGCGGCGAGGAGCTCTCCGAGTCGTTCCGCAGTCGCGAAGAGGCCGTCGACGCCGGGCGCTCCCTTGCGTTGCAGCTCGGATCGCAGCATGTCGTGCTCGAGAGCGAGGAGACGGGCGTCATCACCGACGAGGGCGAAGCCTCGCTCTGA
- a CDS encoding GNAT family N-acetyltransferase: protein MQKELTHEPDARRYVLRVDGDLASVLDYRVLGDSIAFTRTFTNPPYRGSGLAGELVRFAVDDVDATSDRRIVPSCWYVGEWFDRHPDRAGLLDPRSV from the coding sequence GTGCAGAAGGAACTCACCCACGAACCGGATGCCCGCCGCTACGTTCTGCGCGTCGACGGCGACCTCGCGAGCGTGCTCGACTACCGCGTGCTCGGCGATTCCATCGCGTTCACGCGCACCTTCACGAATCCGCCGTATCGCGGCAGCGGACTCGCGGGCGAGCTCGTGCGGTTCGCGGTCGACGACGTCGACGCGACATCCGACCGCCGCATCGTGCCGAGCTGCTGGTACGTCGGCGAGTGGTTCGACCGTCATCCCGATCGCGCGGGGCTGCTCGACCCGCGATCCGTCTGA
- a CDS encoding RNA-binding S4 domain-containing protein, translating to MVGDSPVRVDAWLWAVRQFKTRSAATSACRAGHVRVNGERAKAAQPVRPGDEVRVRIEGFDRTLIVRQTLVKRVSAAVAATALEDRTPPPPPRETVALTPVRERGAGRPTKRERRDLERLRGH from the coding sequence ATGGTCGGCGACTCCCCCGTTCGCGTCGACGCATGGCTCTGGGCGGTGCGTCAGTTCAAGACGCGCTCCGCTGCCACGTCGGCGTGCCGGGCCGGCCACGTGCGCGTCAACGGCGAGCGTGCGAAAGCGGCGCAACCGGTGCGTCCGGGTGACGAGGTGCGCGTGCGCATCGAGGGCTTCGATCGGACCCTGATCGTGCGCCAGACCCTCGTCAAGCGAGTCTCGGCGGCCGTCGCCGCCACCGCACTCGAAGACCGCACCCCACCACCACCACCGCGCGAGACCGTTGCGCTCACCCCCGTGCGGGAGCGCGGCGCCGGGCGGCCGACGAAACGGGAGCGACGCGACCTCGAGCGCCTGCGCGGCCACTGA
- a CDS encoding NUDIX domain-containing protein — MSGTSGDAWVEGPDGARYWGRYGAAGLLAVSPRFEVLLQHRAEWSHFGGTWGMPGGARHEHESAIDAALREAGEEAGVPPALLSVRFSAVLDLGYWSYTTVVADAIERFEPVVSDPESIELRWIAVDRITELPLHPRFAEAWPGLRARL; from the coding sequence ATGAGCGGAACGAGCGGCGATGCGTGGGTCGAGGGGCCCGACGGCGCTCGCTACTGGGGCAGGTACGGTGCAGCAGGCCTGCTCGCTGTGAGTCCCCGATTCGAAGTCCTCCTGCAGCATCGAGCCGAATGGAGCCACTTCGGTGGCACCTGGGGGATGCCCGGCGGCGCGCGCCACGAACACGAGAGCGCCATCGACGCTGCCCTACGTGAGGCCGGCGAGGAGGCCGGCGTGCCGCCGGCGCTCCTCTCGGTGCGATTCAGCGCCGTGCTCGATCTCGGATACTGGTCGTACACGACGGTCGTCGCCGATGCGATCGAGCGGTTCGAGCCGGTCGTGAGCGACCCCGAGAGCATCGAGCTGCGCTGGATCGCGGTCGATCGCATCACCGAGCTGCCGCTGCATCCGCGGTTCGCCGAGGCTTGGCCTGGGCTCAGGGCGCGGCTCTGA